In Georgenia soli, a genomic segment contains:
- a CDS encoding multicopper oxidase domain-containing protein, whose amino-acid sequence MTQAEANTGTSARPFSRRSMMAGAAAGLVPALAATFAGPPAAADPAGRPNPGDGNAAGRGGETRRITMYAEKLPGNMVGYGLAPGEATVPGPVLEMWEGDTLEIELVNTTDKRLSIHPHGVDYDVDSDGSPFNGSFNEPGETRTYVWRSHAPYRSGNQWVPGSAGYWHYHDHAMGTDHGTGGIKAGLYGALVVRRKGDVLPDRQFTVVFNDMTINNRVAPHAPMFEANLGERVEFIAIGHGNALHTFHLHAHRWAYNRTGILEGPNDPSQVIDNRDLNPGDSFGFQVLAGEMVGAGAWMYHCHVQFHSDGGMAGIFLVRNADGSMPDGAQEAIDRFQDHGSGGRTGHTTQND is encoded by the coding sequence ATGACTCAAGCAGAAGCGAACACCGGGACGTCGGCGCGCCCCTTCTCTCGACGCTCGATGATGGCCGGTGCCGCCGCCGGCCTCGTCCCTGCTCTCGCGGCCACGTTCGCCGGTCCTCCGGCGGCCGCGGACCCAGCAGGAAGGCCGAACCCGGGCGACGGGAACGCGGCCGGCCGAGGCGGTGAGACCCGGCGGATCACGATGTACGCCGAGAAGCTGCCGGGCAACATGGTCGGCTACGGACTCGCCCCCGGCGAGGCCACCGTGCCGGGGCCGGTGCTGGAGATGTGGGAGGGCGACACCCTCGAGATCGAGCTGGTCAACACCACGGACAAGCGCCTGTCGATCCACCCGCACGGCGTCGACTACGACGTCGACTCCGACGGCAGCCCGTTCAACGGCTCCTTCAACGAGCCGGGCGAGACCCGCACGTACGTGTGGCGCTCGCACGCCCCGTACCGCTCGGGCAACCAGTGGGTGCCAGGGAGCGCGGGGTACTGGCACTACCACGACCACGCGATGGGGACCGACCACGGCACCGGCGGCATCAAGGCCGGGCTGTACGGAGCGCTCGTGGTGCGGCGCAAGGGCGACGTGCTCCCCGACCGCCAGTTCACGGTCGTCTTCAACGACATGACGATCAACAACCGTGTCGCCCCGCACGCCCCGATGTTCGAGGCCAACCTCGGCGAGCGCGTGGAGTTCATCGCCATCGGCCACGGCAACGCCCTGCACACGTTCCACCTGCACGCGCACCGCTGGGCATACAACCGCACGGGCATCCTCGAGGGCCCGAACGACCCCAGCCAGGTGATCGACAACCGCGACCTCAACCCAGGCGACTCCTTCGGCTTCCAGGTGCTCGCCGGCGAGATGGTCGGGGCCGGAGCGTGGATGTACCACTGCCACGTCCAGTTCCACTCCGACGGCGGGATGGCCGGGATCTTCCTGGTGCGCAACGCCGACGGCTCCATGCCCGACGGCGCACAGGAGGCGATCGACCGGTTCCAGGACCACGGCTCAGGCGGCCGCACCGGCCACACCACGCAGAACGACTGA
- a CDS encoding PspA/IM30 family protein: MAEKQSILGRIAQLTRANINALLDRAEDPQKMLDQLVRDYTSSIAEAEDAVAVTIGNLRLAEQDHAADLAEARDWGQKALAAANKAEELRAAGNAGEAGRFDNLAKIAIGKQITAENEAKAAEPMIDSQNEVVEKLKTGLTQMRVKLDELKSKRDQLVARAKTAEAQATVQGAISSINIMDPTSEIARYEEQVRREEARVAGHAELQGASLEAQFAELEDYGRDAEVEARLAALKGGGTPAPQLGAAGATDEGSAVPAPEEDRTTY; this comes from the coding sequence ATGGCAGAGAAGCAGAGCATCCTGGGACGCATCGCCCAGCTGACCCGCGCGAACATCAACGCCCTCCTCGACCGTGCCGAGGATCCGCAGAAGATGCTCGACCAGCTGGTGCGTGACTACACCTCCTCGATCGCCGAGGCCGAGGACGCGGTGGCCGTGACCATCGGCAACCTCCGTCTGGCGGAGCAGGACCACGCCGCCGATCTCGCCGAGGCCCGCGACTGGGGTCAGAAGGCGCTCGCCGCCGCGAACAAGGCGGAGGAGCTGCGCGCCGCCGGCAACGCCGGCGAGGCCGGCCGGTTCGACAACCTGGCCAAGATCGCCATCGGCAAGCAGATCACCGCCGAGAACGAGGCCAAGGCGGCCGAGCCGATGATCGACTCGCAGAACGAGGTCGTCGAGAAGCTCAAGACCGGCCTGACGCAGATGCGGGTGAAGCTCGACGAGCTCAAGAGCAAGCGCGACCAGCTGGTCGCCCGCGCCAAGACCGCCGAGGCCCAGGCCACCGTGCAGGGCGCCATCTCCTCCATCAACATCATGGACCCGACCAGCGAGATCGCCCGCTACGAGGAGCAGGTGCGCCGCGAGGAGGCCCGGGTGGCCGGCCACGCCGAGCTGCAGGGCGCCTCGCTGGAGGCGCAGTTCGCCGAGCTCGAGGACTACGGCCGTGACGCCGAGGTCGAGGCCCGGCTCGCCGCCCTCAAGGGCGGCGGCACCCCCGCACCGCAGCTGGGTGCCGCCGGCGCGACCGACGAGGGCTCCGCCGTCCCGGCGCCCGAGGAGGACCGCACCACTTACTGA
- a CDS encoding nitroreductase family protein — MSPAMISGVEFQEVVRQRRMVRRYSPEPVDPAVVDRLLRHAVRAPSAGFSQGWGFLVLDRPDDVARFWAAATPPARAARPDSWLRGMRTAPVVVVPFSSEAAYRRRYAEPDKAGAGPARDAAAGAGGPRWGVPYWHVDAGMASLLILQTAVDEGLGACFFGVPPGRVAALRAEFGVPEEYAPVGAITVGHPAPEERPGGSATSRRRRPLDEVVHRGRWTT, encoded by the coding sequence GTGAGCCCTGCCATGATTTCTGGCGTGGAGTTCCAGGAGGTCGTGCGACAACGGCGGATGGTGCGCCGGTACTCCCCCGAGCCCGTCGATCCCGCCGTGGTCGACCGGCTTCTGCGGCACGCGGTCCGAGCCCCGAGCGCCGGCTTCTCCCAGGGCTGGGGCTTCCTCGTGCTCGACCGGCCCGACGACGTCGCGCGGTTCTGGGCGGCCGCCACCCCGCCGGCCCGCGCCGCCCGGCCGGACAGCTGGCTGCGCGGCATGCGGACGGCACCGGTGGTGGTGGTCCCGTTCTCCTCCGAGGCCGCCTACCGCCGTCGCTACGCCGAGCCCGACAAGGCGGGCGCCGGTCCGGCGCGGGATGCTGCCGCGGGAGCTGGCGGCCCTCGCTGGGGCGTGCCCTACTGGCACGTCGACGCCGGGATGGCCTCGCTCCTCATCCTCCAGACGGCCGTGGACGAAGGCCTCGGGGCCTGCTTCTTCGGCGTCCCGCCGGGGCGGGTGGCGGCCCTGCGCGCGGAGTTCGGCGTGCCGGAGGAGTACGCGCCCGTCGGGGCGATCACGGTCGGGCACCCGGCGCCGGAGGAGCGGCCGGGCGGCTCGGCGACCAGTCGGCGGCGCCGCCCGCTCGACGAGGTCGTCCATCGGGGCCGCTGGACGACCTGA
- the cofC gene encoding 2-phospho-L-lactate guanylyltransferase — MIAVVPLRGGGAGKTRLADELGPAERTRLVATLAGHVLGALLAGPVARVLVVTGDPEFAAGVMGSDRRVRVVPQPGGRPGLNEAVAVGQELALEAGARRVLVAHADLPLLTAEDVGALLAPAGRVVVAPDRSGTGTNALVLDGSVSGFRFRFGPGSREAHEREARRLGVVPDVVLRAGTSTDLDTAADWAALPEAVRTALRRAVEG; from the coding sequence GTGATCGCCGTCGTGCCGCTGAGAGGCGGCGGGGCGGGCAAGACCCGGCTCGCCGACGAGCTGGGCCCCGCCGAGCGGACCCGCCTGGTGGCCACGCTCGCCGGCCACGTGCTCGGCGCGCTGCTCGCCGGGCCGGTCGCCCGGGTCCTCGTGGTCACCGGCGACCCGGAGTTCGCCGCGGGCGTCATGGGGAGCGACCGCCGGGTCCGGGTGGTCCCGCAGCCGGGCGGCCGGCCGGGGCTGAACGAGGCGGTGGCCGTCGGCCAGGAGCTGGCGCTCGAGGCCGGGGCCCGGCGCGTGCTGGTGGCCCACGCCGACCTGCCCCTGCTGACGGCCGAGGACGTCGGTGCGCTGCTGGCCCCGGCGGGACGGGTCGTCGTCGCGCCGGACCGGTCGGGTACGGGCACCAACGCGCTCGTGCTCGACGGCTCGGTCAGCGGCTTCCGCTTCCGGTTCGGCCCCGGGAGCCGCGAGGCGCACGAGCGCGAGGCGCGGCGGCTGGGCGTGGTGCCGGACGTGGTGCTCCGGGCCGGCACGTCGACCGACCTGGACACGGCGGCCGACTGGGCCGCGCTCCCCGAGGCCGTGCGGACCGCGCTGCGGCGCGCGGTCGAGGGATGA
- a CDS encoding NYN domain-containing protein: protein MPDSRTTYLLVDGENIDATLGMSVLGRRPAPEERPRWDRVMHFAEDVWEDENARGLFFLNATSGQMPMGFVQALLAMDFHPIPLAGTVHEKVVDIGIQRTMDAILEQGQGDVLLASHDGDYIPQVEKLLDAGRRVGVLCFREFLNSELAGLTERGLRIFDLEDDLGAFTSVLPRVRIIPLAAFDPSRYL from the coding sequence ATGCCCGACTCCCGCACCACGTACCTTCTCGTCGACGGCGAGAACATCGACGCCACCCTCGGCATGAGCGTGCTCGGCCGGCGCCCCGCGCCGGAGGAGCGCCCGCGCTGGGACCGCGTGATGCACTTCGCGGAGGACGTGTGGGAGGACGAGAACGCGCGCGGCCTGTTCTTCCTCAACGCCACGTCGGGGCAGATGCCGATGGGGTTCGTCCAGGCGCTGCTGGCCATGGACTTCCACCCGATCCCGCTGGCCGGCACGGTCCACGAGAAGGTCGTGGACATCGGCATCCAGCGCACGATGGACGCCATCCTCGAGCAGGGCCAGGGGGACGTGCTGCTCGCCTCGCACGACGGCGACTACATCCCCCAGGTCGAGAAGCTCCTGGACGCCGGGCGGCGCGTCGGCGTGCTGTGCTTCCGCGAGTTCCTCAACTCCGAGCTCGCGGGGCTGACCGAGCGGGGGCTGCGGATCTTCGACCTCGAGGACGACCTCGGCGCCTTCACCTCCGTGCTGCCGCGCGTGCGCATCATCCCGCTCGCCGCGTTCGACCCCAGCCGCTACCTCTGA
- a CDS encoding FMN-binding glutamate synthase family protein yields MRWTTAFLPLAGLAGVAAHDLLQRRHTLLRNFPVVGHARFAIEKIGPELRQYVVAGNDEERPFTRDQRRWIYASAKGENNYFGFGTDNDVENTDGYPIIKHRTFSAVAPPSHPRSGEEVRLPCAKVLGAARGRTGAFRPESVVNVSAMSFGSLSGNAVRAINEGCAMTGALHNTGEGGLSPHHLHGGDLIFQIGTAYFGCRDLDGAFDLERLKDLVASAPVRALEIKLSQGAKPGLGGVLPAAKVSAEIAEIRGVRQGEDCISPSRHAEFSDVDSLLDWVELLADATGLPVGIKSAVGDLEVWRDLAAAMADGQRGVDFITIDGGEGGTGAAPLTFSDSVALPFRVGFPRVYGIFAEAGLTDDVVFVGSGKLGLADNAIVALALGCDLLGVAREAMLSIGCIQAQKCHTDTCPVGVATQNAWLAHGLDPAQKSVRFAGYLRTLRRDLLKVAESCGVLHPGLIDVDDVEILAGNQEGRPLREVVGYRPGWGMPSAAQQAELSALMTAEAPTGGTAPGSRTGQG; encoded by the coding sequence ATGAGGTGGACGACGGCGTTCCTGCCCCTCGCCGGCCTGGCCGGTGTCGCGGCGCACGACCTCCTGCAACGGCGCCACACCCTCCTTCGCAACTTCCCCGTCGTCGGCCACGCGAGGTTCGCGATCGAGAAGATCGGTCCGGAGCTGCGCCAGTACGTCGTCGCCGGGAACGACGAGGAGCGGCCCTTCACCCGGGACCAGCGGCGGTGGATCTACGCCTCGGCCAAGGGCGAGAACAACTACTTCGGCTTCGGCACGGACAACGACGTCGAGAACACCGACGGCTACCCGATCATCAAGCACCGCACCTTCTCCGCCGTCGCGCCGCCCTCGCACCCCCGGTCCGGCGAGGAGGTCCGGCTGCCGTGCGCCAAGGTGCTGGGCGCCGCGCGCGGCCGGACCGGCGCCTTCCGCCCCGAGTCGGTGGTCAACGTCTCGGCGATGAGCTTCGGCTCCCTCTCCGGCAACGCGGTCCGAGCGATCAACGAGGGCTGCGCCATGACCGGCGCCCTCCACAACACCGGCGAGGGTGGCCTCTCCCCGCACCACCTCCACGGCGGCGACCTCATCTTCCAGATCGGCACCGCCTACTTCGGGTGCCGCGACCTCGACGGCGCCTTCGACCTCGAGCGCCTCAAGGACCTCGTCGCCTCCGCGCCGGTCCGGGCGCTCGAGATCAAGCTCAGCCAGGGCGCCAAGCCAGGTCTCGGCGGGGTGCTGCCGGCGGCGAAGGTGTCCGCGGAGATCGCGGAGATCCGTGGGGTACGGCAGGGCGAGGACTGCATCAGCCCGTCCCGGCACGCCGAGTTCAGCGACGTGGACAGCCTGCTCGACTGGGTGGAGCTGCTCGCGGACGCCACCGGCCTGCCGGTCGGCATCAAGTCCGCCGTCGGAGACCTCGAGGTCTGGCGCGACCTGGCCGCCGCCATGGCGGACGGGCAGCGCGGGGTCGACTTCATCACCATCGACGGCGGAGAGGGCGGCACCGGCGCCGCTCCCCTGACCTTCAGCGACTCCGTCGCCCTGCCCTTCCGGGTCGGGTTCCCGCGGGTGTACGGCATCTTCGCCGAGGCGGGGCTGACGGACGACGTCGTGTTCGTCGGCTCGGGCAAGCTGGGCCTGGCCGACAACGCGATCGTCGCGCTCGCGCTGGGGTGCGACCTCCTCGGCGTCGCCCGCGAGGCCATGCTGTCGATCGGGTGCATCCAGGCGCAGAAGTGCCACACCGACACCTGCCCCGTGGGGGTGGCCACCCAGAACGCCTGGCTGGCCCACGGGCTGGACCCGGCCCAGAAGTCGGTCCGGTTCGCCGGCTACCTCCGCACCCTGCGCCGCGACCTGCTCAAGGTCGCCGAGTCGTGCGGCGTGCTGCACCCCGGGCTCATCGACGTCGACGACGTCGAGATCCTGGCGGGCAACCAGGAGGGGCGCCCGCTGCGCGAGGTCGTCGGCTACCGGCCGGGCTGGGGCATGCCGTCGGCCGCCCAGCAGGCCGAGCTGAGCGCCCTCATGACGGCGGAGGCGCCGACGGGCGGTACCGCGCCGGGGTCACGGACCGGCCAGGGCTGA
- a CDS encoding TPM domain-containing protein produces the protein MRLVAVVRSLAAAALVTASAVAIAGPAAAEPPTNLADQVTDTADVLSDSDVAEIQAAFDKVQNDTGQMVFVAFVDNFDGMSAKQWSVDTAKQSNLGPDNVLLSVAVGEGAYGYGLHSDSPVSDAEVQQIIREDVVPALRSEDWTQASIAFAQGVGDAAQGGLSGSGGAGMGGGMGGFLTIALIGLVVIGGIGLISVFRRRKGGEAQPRQARQQLPPDHPLNLPTPELAKRAGTALLGADDAVRSSEEELGFAKAQFGLQATDQFSAALEEAKRKAQRAFALRQQLDDDVPETEPQQRQMYAEILQLTSEIDQTLSAQAEHFVKLRDMQARAPQVLSELDQRATEVERQIEGARAQLAQLRTQYPDTALASVLKNPDHAKALLVSAHESVATGRAKVEAGDRQTAVTHARVAEEAIAQASTLLGAVNGAGAALADAGNRLDAALASITRDVQDANRLAPNDPAVIARRKEAEAAIAQGHHARTGGDPLAALQRLHSAETAIDAVLAPARDADENRRRASAQLQDRLGRLNSQIRAVSDYISTRRGTVGTEARTRLSEAARLASEANHLSTTDPVAAMQKVAQAEQMAADAQRLAERDSDRYDPWGGGGWGGGYGGGRRGGIDVGSLILGGILLGGGGHGGGWGGGGGFGGGGFGGGGGGFGGGGFGGGGGRF, from the coding sequence GTGAGACTCGTCGCCGTCGTGAGGTCGCTGGCCGCGGCCGCCCTGGTCACCGCTTCCGCCGTCGCGATCGCGGGGCCCGCGGCGGCCGAGCCGCCGACCAACCTCGCGGACCAGGTCACCGACACGGCCGACGTCCTCAGCGACAGCGACGTGGCCGAGATCCAGGCCGCGTTCGACAAGGTGCAGAACGACACCGGTCAGATGGTCTTCGTGGCCTTCGTCGACAACTTCGACGGCATGAGCGCGAAGCAGTGGTCCGTCGACACGGCGAAGCAGTCCAACCTGGGGCCTGACAACGTGCTGCTCTCGGTCGCCGTCGGCGAAGGCGCGTACGGCTACGGACTCCACTCCGACTCGCCTGTCAGCGACGCCGAGGTTCAACAGATCATCCGGGAGGACGTGGTCCCGGCTCTCCGCTCCGAGGACTGGACGCAGGCGTCCATCGCCTTCGCCCAGGGCGTCGGCGACGCGGCCCAGGGCGGCCTGTCCGGTTCAGGCGGCGCGGGGATGGGCGGAGGGATGGGCGGCTTCCTCACCATCGCCCTGATCGGGCTGGTCGTCATCGGCGGCATCGGGCTCATCTCCGTCTTCCGCCGCCGCAAGGGTGGGGAGGCCCAGCCCCGCCAGGCCCGTCAGCAGCTCCCCCCGGACCACCCGCTCAACCTGCCCACCCCCGAGCTCGCGAAGCGCGCCGGGACCGCGCTCCTCGGGGCCGACGACGCCGTCCGCAGCTCCGAGGAGGAGCTCGGCTTCGCCAAGGCGCAGTTCGGGCTCCAGGCCACCGACCAGTTCAGCGCGGCGCTCGAGGAGGCGAAGCGGAAGGCGCAGCGCGCCTTCGCCCTGCGCCAGCAGCTCGACGACGACGTCCCCGAGACCGAGCCGCAGCAGCGGCAGATGTACGCCGAGATCCTCCAGCTCACCTCCGAGATCGACCAGACCCTGTCGGCCCAGGCCGAGCACTTCGTGAAGCTGCGTGACATGCAGGCCCGCGCACCCCAGGTGCTCTCCGAGCTGGACCAGCGGGCCACCGAGGTCGAGCGACAGATCGAGGGGGCCCGCGCCCAGCTGGCCCAGCTCCGGACGCAGTACCCGGACACCGCGCTGGCCTCGGTGCTGAAGAACCCGGACCACGCGAAGGCGCTGCTCGTCTCGGCCCACGAGTCCGTGGCCACCGGCCGGGCGAAGGTCGAGGCCGGGGACCGGCAGACCGCCGTCACCCACGCCCGCGTGGCGGAGGAGGCGATCGCCCAGGCCAGCACGCTGCTGGGCGCCGTCAACGGCGCTGGCGCGGCCCTCGCCGACGCCGGCAACCGCCTCGACGCAGCCCTGGCCTCCATCACCCGCGACGTCCAGGACGCGAACCGGCTGGCGCCGAACGACCCCGCCGTCATCGCGCGCCGCAAGGAGGCCGAGGCGGCCATCGCCCAGGGGCACCACGCGCGCACCGGCGGGGACCCGCTCGCCGCGCTCCAGCGGCTCCACTCCGCGGAGACGGCGATCGACGCCGTCCTCGCACCGGCCCGGGACGCCGACGAGAACCGCCGCCGGGCCTCGGCCCAGCTGCAGGACCGGCTCGGCCGCCTCAACTCCCAGATCCGCGCGGTCTCCGACTACATCTCCACCCGCCGCGGCACCGTCGGCACCGAGGCCCGCACGCGGCTCTCCGAGGCGGCCCGCCTGGCGTCCGAGGCGAACCACCTCTCCACCACCGACCCGGTCGCCGCCATGCAGAAGGTGGCACAGGCCGAGCAGATGGCTGCCGACGCCCAGCGCCTCGCCGAGCGTGACAGCGACCGCTACGACCCGTGGGGCGGCGGCGGCTGGGGCGGCGGCTACGGCGGCGGGCGGCGTGGCGGCATCGACGTCGGCTCCCTGATCCTCGGCGGCATCCTCCTCGGGGGCGGCGGCCACGGCGGCGGCTGGGGCGGCGGCGGAGGCTTCGGCGGCGGGGGCTTCGGCGGCGGGGGCGGGGGCTTCGGCGGTGGAGGCTTCGGCGGCGGCGGAGGTCGCTTCTGA
- the cofD gene encoding 2-phospho-L-lactate transferase has product MRDDRSVTLLAGGVGGAKLAQGLDRATDDLTVVVNTGDDAVIYGLSVSPDLDTVMYTLAGTANPETGWGIAGDTFATLEAMARLGEDTWFRLGDRDLATLVLRTARLRAGAPLSATTAELAAALGVRARLLPMTDDAVATFVDTPAGRLEFQDYFVRRRHEDEVLGIVLGGIEEARPAPGVLDALDADVVVIGPSNPFVSIGPVLAVPGVRERLASSRARRVAVSPIVGGRALKGPAAAMLGAMGHEVSALGVARLYAGLADVYVLDESDRDLAPAVGELGMAALVTRTVMGGPEDRERLARELLAAG; this is encoded by the coding sequence GTGCGAGACGACCGGAGCGTGACCCTGCTGGCGGGTGGGGTGGGCGGGGCCAAGCTCGCCCAGGGCCTCGACCGTGCGACCGACGACCTCACCGTCGTCGTCAACACGGGCGACGACGCCGTGATCTACGGGCTCAGCGTCAGCCCCGACCTCGACACCGTCATGTACACCCTCGCCGGGACGGCGAACCCGGAGACCGGCTGGGGAATCGCCGGCGACACCTTCGCCACCCTCGAGGCGATGGCCCGCCTCGGCGAGGACACCTGGTTCCGCCTGGGGGACCGGGACCTCGCCACGCTCGTCCTGCGCACCGCACGCCTGCGCGCGGGCGCCCCGCTCTCGGCGACGACGGCGGAGCTCGCCGCCGCGCTGGGCGTCCGCGCCCGGCTGCTCCCCATGACCGACGACGCCGTCGCCACCTTCGTCGACACGCCCGCCGGCCGCCTGGAGTTCCAGGACTACTTCGTCAGGCGCCGCCACGAGGACGAGGTGCTCGGCATCGTCCTCGGCGGCATCGAGGAGGCCCGGCCGGCGCCCGGGGTGCTCGACGCGCTCGACGCCGACGTCGTGGTGATCGGGCCGTCGAACCCGTTCGTCAGCATCGGCCCGGTGCTCGCCGTCCCGGGCGTGCGCGAGCGGCTGGCGTCCTCACGCGCCCGCCGGGTCGCCGTCAGCCCGATCGTGGGCGGGCGAGCCCTGAAGGGGCCGGCCGCTGCCATGCTCGGCGCGATGGGCCACGAGGTCTCGGCCCTCGGGGTCGCCCGCCTCTACGCCGGGCTGGCCGACGTCTACGTCCTCGACGAGAGCGACCGCGACCTGGCACCCGCCGTCGGGGAGCTGGGCATGGCGGCGCTGGTGACCCGGACCGTCATGGGCGGTCCCGAGGACCGGGAGCGGCTGGCCCGCGAGCTCCTCGCCGCGGGATGA
- a CDS encoding Glu/Leu/Phe/Val family dehydrogenase, translated as MTTLSRPEAPRTAPLASFRVPGPFDPAHGHEQVVYCNDAASGLRAIIAVHSTALGPALGGTRYYPYDSEDAALADVLRLSKGMTYKNALAGLDLGGGKAVIIGDPTREKSEALLRAYGRFVESLGGRYVTACDVGTYVTDMDVIHRETSFVVGRSQPHGGAGDPSVLTAFGVFTAMRACAEHVWGTGSLRGRTVGVAGVGKVGHLLVGHALEAGATVVVTDVSDQAVDAVRREHPEVEVAVDTDALVHADLDVYAPCALGGALDAATVEALRARVVCGSANNQLADDGEGGIPERLLARGITYAPDYLVNSGGVIQVSDELEGFDFQRAKHRVEKLYGATKAVLERAEEQGISPARAADHLAEERITAIGSSRMYLPGRR; from the coding sequence GTGACCACCCTGTCGCGCCCTGAGGCGCCCCGCACCGCCCCTCTTGCCTCGTTCCGGGTCCCCGGCCCGTTCGACCCCGCGCACGGCCACGAGCAGGTCGTCTACTGCAACGACGCCGCCAGCGGCCTGCGTGCCATCATCGCCGTCCACAGCACCGCGCTGGGCCCTGCCCTGGGCGGCACCCGGTACTACCCCTACGACTCGGAGGACGCCGCGCTCGCGGACGTGCTGCGCCTGTCGAAGGGCATGACGTACAAGAACGCCCTCGCCGGCCTCGACCTCGGCGGCGGCAAGGCCGTGATTATCGGCGACCCGACCCGTGAGAAGTCCGAGGCGCTCCTGCGCGCGTACGGCCGCTTCGTCGAGTCCCTCGGCGGCCGGTACGTGACGGCCTGCGACGTCGGCACGTACGTGACGGACATGGACGTCATCCACCGCGAGACCAGCTTCGTCGTCGGACGCAGCCAGCCGCACGGCGGCGCCGGCGACCCGTCGGTGCTGACCGCCTTCGGCGTCTTCACCGCGATGCGGGCGTGCGCGGAGCACGTGTGGGGCACCGGGTCGCTGCGCGGCCGCACGGTCGGCGTGGCGGGCGTCGGCAAGGTCGGTCACCTCCTGGTGGGCCACGCCCTCGAGGCGGGCGCCACCGTCGTGGTCACCGACGTCAGCGACCAGGCCGTCGACGCCGTCCGCCGGGAGCACCCCGAGGTCGAGGTGGCTGTGGACACCGACGCCCTCGTCCACGCCGACCTCGACGTCTACGCCCCCTGCGCGCTCGGCGGCGCCCTCGACGCCGCCACGGTGGAGGCGCTGCGCGCGCGCGTCGTGTGCGGCTCCGCCAACAACCAGCTCGCCGACGACGGCGAGGGCGGCATCCCCGAACGCCTCCTCGCCCGGGGGATCACCTACGCCCCCGACTACCTGGTCAACTCCGGTGGCGTGATCCAGGTGTCGGACGAACTGGAGGGGTTCGACTTCCAGCGTGCCAAGCACCGGGTGGAGAAGCTCTACGGCGCCACCAAGGCGGTCCTGGAGCGGGCCGAGGAGCAGGGCATCAGCCCCGCCCGCGCCGCGGACCACCTCGCCGAGGAACGCATCACCGCGATCGGCTCCTCCCGGATGTACCTGCCCGGGCGGCGCTGA